From the Hyphomicrobiaceae bacterium genome, the window CCGTCCGGCTGGCGGCTCGTTCGTAACGGGTTCAATGGCAGCCGTGATAGAGGCAGAGATCGTTTCGCTTGATTCTGGCTGTCGCAGCCGCGCGGGAATCGGAGGGATGGGGCTTAGTGCTGTGTTCGTGCTCGTGGCGGCCTCGGGCGATGCGAGATCTTCAGAGGTGGCATTGATTAGCATTACGGGGCGGCCGTCGTTCATGCTCGTCCTTGTCACCTTTGCGGGCAGGCTTACCAGCCGCCCGGCGCACCACAAAATCAGTACCTCTTCACCATCCAGCGCTGGCTGCTGATCAGTATCCCGCTTTGTCCTGTCGGGATCCTCCTCACCCAACACGCTCAAGGCGCGAAGCCTGCGTACGGCGGGCATCGCGGCATCGAGTGCGATAGGAAAATTCACCGGCGCACCGTGCAAGCCTAACAGGCGTCGCGCGCTTTCGTTCGCACCTTCTATGCGTGACAGCGCGGGATCCACAACGAATGCAGCTTCGGAGGCGTCTTGCAGTGCCGCGCACCAAGGCTCGGCGGCGTTTTCTGCAACGCGGCTTGCGAACTCGGCTGCAGATGTCTCATTGCTCATGGTAAAAAATCTAGTTTAACCGGTATGTTGTCTACAAATATTAGCATCTGACTTCAACACTGGGCGCGGCTTTGATGAGGCTTGTTAATTTAGTCCCTGAGCGCCGTAACCATCGCTATAGTAGCTGGTGCATGGTCCAGCTTGGCAGCGCTCAAATGGCCGCCAGCGGTCCACAAACGCAGCAGGAGTAGAAGAAGGCCATGTATGACAAGCCGCAATTCGAGATCCCGGCCGCCGTCCGTGAACTAGCCGAGCGCAACGTCGCCCAGGTTCGCCAAGCTTACGATCAAGTGCTGACACTGATGCGCAAATCGCAGGAGGCGGTCGCCAAATCGCAAGGCGCGATGGCGCAAAGCGCAATGGAGATCCAGGCCAAATCGTTGGAATTTGCTCAAGCCAACATCGAATCTAATTTCCGCTTCGCCTCAGAACTGGCCCGCGCCCGCGACCTTAAGGAGTACCTTGAGACCCAGTCGCGTTATGCGCAAAGTCAGCTTGAGACCTACTCCAAGCAAGCGCAAGAAATCACCCGTTTGATGAGCGGGGCTGCCCACAAGAGCCAGCCTTGAGCTCTCTTGCAAAGCCTACCCTCAGTCGGCTGGCCTGGGGATTGGTTGCGACAAAATGTTAGCTCAATGCGGCCGGATTTATCTCCGTGATCGCGCCTGCGGACGCTTTGTCGAGCTGGACGCCCCGCGCGGCTCGTTTTTCACTTGACGACCGTGCCCCAAAGCGCCTTTTAAGGCGCTCGGCCGCGCTGCCAAACACGGGCGCCGCGCATGGTGATGTTGGCCTTCGGGCACACGCCTTGACGCCGACGTGCCGCCTTAGCTCAGATGGTTAGAGCGCTAGATTGTGGATCTAGAGGTCCCCCGTTCAATTCGGGGAGGCGGTACCATTTTAAAACTCCACGCTTTTTCCGATATTTTTTCTGCGTGAGTTTCGCTGGTTTGTGAGGCCGGGGTGAGATGCCTTAGCCGGGCCCCAGGATGACGCTGCCCAGGGTCCCAGAGCCCGTCGCACAAACAGTTCTTCATCTCGGATCTTGAGCGGTTCGTGATGACGCCGGTGATGTTGCAGCAGTTTCGTACCCACTATGCGACTGATATCTCAAAGGCGGCGCACAATTCATGTTTTCTCCTGAGCTGCTGCGCCGATATCGTGCGCACAAGTTCCGAGGTTTGGACGTCATCAAGAAGTGCATTTTGAAATAGCTGAGAGCTTGCGACCGCAGCTCCAAAACGGCATCGCCGTTTTAGAGAGCAGCGAAAGAACTGAAGTCATCGGGCAGTTGGCTGAAGAGGTGACTGATGCAGTCCAAAAGTTCGCCAGGGACTAATTCCCGTAGACGCATACGAAAGTTGCTTCTGATCGACGGTCTCCGCGCGCCTTGAACGATGACGCTCCAGATTTTCCAATTGGGCAATTATGTTTTTCGGACAAGGATCCTTCTCCCTGTCATGGACGAGATAAGAACGGTTGCTAAGCCCGTCCGCTCATGCCTATTGTCCGGGCCCATCAGAATTTTTTGTAAAGTGGAGGTTCTCAGATCATGCAGCTGCGAAAATTATTTGCGGCGGTGAGTTTCTGTGCGTTTGCTGTCGCCTTGAGTACAGGCGCATTTGCGCAGGCTGCCAAGAAGCCCAATATTCTCGTCATTTGGGGCGATGATATCGGTCAGTTCAACATCAGTGCCTATAACCGCGGCATGATGGGCTATAAGACGCCCAACATCGACAGCATTGCCAACGAGGGTGCGCTGTTCACCGATTGGTATGGCCAGCAAAGCTGCACCGCCGGTCGCGCTGCTTTCATCACGGGACAATCGCCCATCCGCACCGGCCTGACGAAAGTCGGTCTGCCCGGTGCGCCGGAAGGCATGAAGAAAGAAGATCCCACCATCGCAACTGCGCTCAAGGCGCTTGGTTATATGACCGGCCAGTTCGGCAAGAACCATCTTGGCGATCGGGACGACATGCTTCCCACGAACCACGGCTTCGATGAGTTCTTCGGCAACCTCTACCATCTCAATGCCGAGGAAGAGCCGGAAAATCCTGATTATCCGAAGGATCCCGAATTCAAGAAGAAGTTCGGACCGCGCGGCGTGATCCATAGCTTCGCTGACGGTCGTATCACCGATACGGGGCCGCTGACGCGCAAGCGCATGGAAACGATCGATGAGGAAGTCACCGTCAAGGCGCTTGATTTCATGGAGCGTGCGAAGAAGGCCGACAAGCCGTTCTTCGTCTGGTGGAACTCCACCCGCATGCACATCTTCACGCACTTGCGGCCCGAGTCCGACGGTAAGACCGGCCTTGGCATTTACGCCGACGGCATGGTCGAGCACGACGGTCACGTCGGTCAGGTGCTGGCTAAGGTCAAAGAGCTGGGTATCGAAGACAATACCATCGTGATGTACTCCACCGATAACGGTGCTGAGACGTTCACTTGGCCCGATGGCGGCACCACGATGTTCCGCGGTGAAAAGAACACCAACTGGGAAGGCGGCTATCGCGTTCCTACCCTCATCAAATGGCCGGGCGTGATAAAGCCGGGTACCGTCATCAACGACATCGGCGCGCACGAGGATATGTTCACCACCTTGCTCGCTGCTGCAGGCGACACCACCATCAAGGAAGATCTGTTGAAGGGCCGCAAGCTCGGCGACATGACCTACAAGGTGCATCTCGACGGCTATAATCTCCTGCCCGCATTCAAGGGCGAGGGTGAGTGGCCCCGTCACGAGTTCATCTATTGGACGGATGACGGCAACGTTGCGGCTTTGCGCTACAACAACTGGAAGCTGACCTTCCTTGAGCAGAAGGCGCATGGTCTGCGTGTGTGGGTGGATCCGTTTGTACCCCTTCGCGCACCCATTTTGGCCAACCTGCGTATGGATCCGTTCGAGCGCGCAGAGGTCGAGCACGCTATGGGCTACCAGCGTTGGTTCGTGGACCATATGTTTAT encodes:
- a CDS encoding phasin family protein; the protein is MYDKPQFEIPAAVRELAERNVAQVRQAYDQVLTLMRKSQEAVAKSQGAMAQSAMEIQAKSLEFAQANIESNFRFASELARARDLKEYLETQSRYAQSQLETYSKQAQEITRLMSGAAHKSQP
- a CDS encoding arylsulfatase — protein: MQLRKLFAAVSFCAFAVALSTGAFAQAAKKPNILVIWGDDIGQFNISAYNRGMMGYKTPNIDSIANEGALFTDWYGQQSCTAGRAAFITGQSPIRTGLTKVGLPGAPEGMKKEDPTIATALKALGYMTGQFGKNHLGDRDDMLPTNHGFDEFFGNLYHLNAEEEPENPDYPKDPEFKKKFGPRGVIHSFADGRITDTGPLTRKRMETIDEEVTVKALDFMERAKKADKPFFVWWNSTRMHIFTHLRPESDGKTGLGIYADGMVEHDGHVGQVLAKVKELGIEDNTIVMYSTDNGAETFTWPDGGTTMFRGEKNTNWEGGYRVPTLIKWPGVIKPGTVINDIGAHEDMFTTLLAAAGDTTIKEDLLKGRKLGDMTYKVHLDGYNLLPAFKGEGEWPRHEFIYWTDDGNVAALRYNNWKLTFLEQKAHGLRVWVDPFVPLRAPILANLRMDPFERAEVEHAMGYQRWFVDHMFMMAPAGAFMSKWLESFKEFPPRQKPGSFNLDRAMEAVMTPQKN